Part of the Streptomyces antimycoticus genome, CAAGGGCGATGTCGAGAAGGCGGGCGGACTGATGTTCGTCCACAACGAGGACCCCGACAAGCCCAAAACCCTCCCCGCCGGGACCCGCTTCACCGGGAAGGAGAGCGGCAAGACCTTCGTGTCCAAGGACCCGCTTCTCGTTCCGCGCGCGACGAAGAAAACGAACCCCAAGACCAAGAAGGTCACGGTCAGCGCGAGCACGGCACGGGTCTATGTGGAGGCGCTGCGCAAGGGCAGGAAGTACCAGACCGGCACCGAGGACAATTACCGGATCGCCGGACTGAAGGGCAAGGACCGGCAGAACTTCTACGGCATCGCGCAGAAGCTGTCGTTCGACAAGAAGGACTTCCAGGGCATCAAGCAGGCCTATGAGTTCGACCCGGTGGCCGAGCGGTACATCCCGGTCGATCCGATGAACGAGGCCCGCTGGTACCCGACCCTGACCGGCCTCCAGGACGGCAAGGTGCTCGCGGTCTCCGGGCTGGACGAGATCGGCCAGGTGGTCCCGGGGAAGAACGAGATCTACGACCCCAAGACCAAGAAGTGGAAGTACCTGCCCAAGAAGCGCTTCTTCCCGACGTATCCCTCGCTGTTCCTGACCGGCAAGGGGCGGATCTTCTACACCGGCTCAAATGCCGGATACGGCCCGGACGACAGGGGCCGCACCCCCGGCATCTGGGATCTGAAGAGCAATCGGTTCGACGTGGTCCCGGGCATCAGCGACCCGGACGCGCTGGAGACCTCGATGTCCGTGCTGCTGCCGCCCGCACAGGACCAGCGGTACATGGTGCTGGGCGGGGGCGGGGTCGGCGAGGACGCCAAGTCCACGGCGAAGACCCGGATCGCCGACCTGCGTGCCGATAAGCCGCGCTTCAAGAACGGGCCGGAGCTGTATGCGAAGGCGCGCTATCCGAGCAGCGTGATCCTGCCCGACGACACCGTCCTGACCACCAACGGCTCGGGCGACTACCGGGGCCGCGGCGACACCAATGTGCTCAAGGCCGAGCTCTACACCCCGAAGACCAACACCGCGCGCCCGGTGGCCGATCCGCTGGTGGGCCGCAACTACCACTCGGGTGCGCTGCTCCTGCCGGACGGCCGGGTCATGACCTTCGGCTCGGACTCGCTCTTCGGCGACAAGGCCAACACCAAGCCGGGTGAGTTCCAGCAGCAGATCGACCTCTACACCCCGCCGTATCTCTTCCGCGACTCCCGTCCGAAGCTCACCGACACCGCGCCCAGGACGGTCAAGCCGGGCGTGAAGACCACGTACCGGACCGCTCACGCATCGGCGATCACCAGGATGCGGCTGATCCGGCCCGGGTCCTTCACCCATGTGACCAATGTCGAGCAGCGGTCGATCGCGCTCGACTTCACGCGAACGAAGGACGGGGTGACGGTGACGCTGCCGAAGGACGCGTCACTGGTGCCGCCGGGGTGGTACATGCTCAACGCGGTGGACGACCAGGGCACACCGTCGAAGGCGGTGTGGGTAAAGGTGCCCGCGCCCGCGCCCCCGAAGAAGTAACAGCCTTCGGGCCGCCCTTCAGCTGTCCTTACGGTTGGCGTTACGTCAGCTGTCCTTACTGTTGGCGTTACGGGCGAGATCGAGCGCGTACCGGGGCCACCACCGACCCGCGGTGGGACCGCCCTTGCAGGTGCCGTCCGACTCGCCCGGACGCTTGATCCACAGATAGGCGTCGACCAGCTTGTCCCCGGTGTCGGTGGTCGGCCGCTCGCCCAGCGCCCGGCCCTTCGGGTTGCACCACGCCTGCGGGTCGTCCTTACCGGGGGCCGGCCCATTGCCGTTACGGCTGGTGTCGATCACGAAGCGCTTGCCGCCGGTCAGCGCGGACAGCCTCTTGCCGTACGCCCTGTTCTCCTGGGTCGTCTGGTAGTTGGAGGTGTTCAGCGCGAAGCCGTCGGCCTTACGGATACCGGCCCGCTTCAGCGGCTCGACCATCCGGCGCGGGTCCTTGATCCAGTGGGGGTTTCCGGCGTCCAGATAGACCTTGGTGCGCGGCAGCCCCTTGAGCTTGTCCACAGCGCCGGACAGTAAGTCGTACCGCTTGGGCGCACAGCCGTCCACCACGTGCGGCAGCGCGTCGGGCTCCAGGATGACCGTCGCCCGGCGGTTGCCGATCCCCCGGACCGCCTTGTCCAGCCAGGTGCGATAGGCGTTGCCGTCGGCGGCGCCGCCCTTGGAGTACTGCCCGCAGTCGCGGTGCGGGATGTTGTAGAAGACCAGCAGTGCGTCCCGGTTCACGTGATCCGCGGCCGCGGTGAACCCCCGCGCCTGCCCCTCCGGATCGTCCACCCCGAGCCACTCCGCGACGGGCTGCTCCGCGATCTTCTGTATCAGCCTGGCCTCGCCGTCCGCCCCCTTCTTGCGATACGCCGCCGCCTGCCGCGCCGCGCTGCCATCCGGATTCACCCAGTAGGGAATCGTGGACTTGGGCCGCTGCTTCGCCTGCCCGGCGAGGGAGGCATGGTCGCTGTCCCCCTTCGAGGCCCCGAAACACCCGGAGAGCGCCACGAACGACAGCAGCGCCCCAGCGGCGGAGAGAGCGCGGATGCGGGTACGGGCAACGTGACACGAACGGCCGGTGCAACTGCCGTACATCCACTCCCCCTTGGGTGCACGCTCCGGGGAACAGGCGGTGATCCCCCGGCGGGACAAGACCGGTCGAATCAATCCTTACACACCACCCCGAACCACCGCGGCCTCATCCACAACCCACCCCGTTTTTCGCCCGTACGCCATGACACGATGCGCTCCGCGGCAGGGATGGGGCCCCGAGCGGGGCTGCGGGACGCTGTGCCCCAGCGGGGGTCCGGGGCGCTGTGCCCCAGCGGGGGTGCGGGGCACTGTGCCCCAGCGGGGGTGCGGGACGCTGTGCCCCAGCGGGGGTGCGGGGCACTGTGCCCCAGCGGGGGTCCACGGCGGAGCCCCGAGCGGGGGCAGGGGGCGCAGTCCCGGGCGGGGGCAGGGGCGGAGCCCCGAGTGGGGCCAGGGCGCAGTCCCGAGTGGGGCCAGGGCGCAGTCCCGAGTGGGGCCAGGGCGCAGCCCCAAGCGGGGTCCGGGGGGGCGCAACCCCGAGGGGGGATGCAGGGCTGAGCCCCAAGCGGGGCCCCCGAGCCGGGGCAGGGGGCGCAGCCCGGGGCAGGGGGCGCAACCCCAAGCGGGGCCCGGGAGCGCAGCCCCAAGCGGGGCCCGGGGACACAGCCCCAAGCGGGGCCCGGGGACACAGCCCCGAGCGGGGGCCGGGGGCGGAGCCCCGGGTGGGGGTGCAGGGGGTGCAGCCCCCTGGTTTCGGGGAGGGGCGGGGTGGGGGCTCTGCCCGCCGCAGGCGCCCGCACCCGCACCGAACTAGTGCGCGCTGCGGCTGCCGGCCGACACGTTGTGGGCGGAGCCCGTCGTGCCCGTCAGGTAGGCCGAGACGACGACGTTCGCCGTATACGTCCGGGTCGAACGGTTGAACTTCCCTCCGCAGGTGATCAGCCGCAGCTCCGCACGGTCATGGGACCGCGACCCGTACACCCGTCGCGCGTCGAAGTGGTTCTCCGGCACCACCTCGACGTCCTCGACCGTGAACTCCGCCGTCGTACCGTCCGATCGCGCGACCCGCACCCGCTCCCCCCGCTTGAGGTCGCTCAGCCCGTGGAAGACCGCCGGTTTGCTCTTCGTGTCCAGGTGGCCGACCAGCAGCGCGGCGCCCGGGGAGCCGGGCTCGGGGCCGGCGCGGTACCAGCCGACCGTGCCGGGGCGGCTGACGGACGGGGGCTTCACCGCTCCGTCGCGGTCGAGGCCGCTGGCGACGATGGGGGCGCGGACGCCGGCCGCCTCGATCACGACCCGCTTCGGCCGTGCGGACGCCAGCGGTGCGTGCGCCGGGGGCAGCGGATGGGCGGGCGGTCGTCCGACCGCGGCCACGTCCCCGGTCATCGGCGCCGGACCGCCCGTTCCCTCGGTGGTGTCCCGGCCCCACATCCACAGGCCGAGCAGCAGCGCCACCCAGGCCACCCCGGTGGCCAGCCGTCCGAGGCCGGAGAAGCGATTCCCGTCCACGTTCCCGTCCATCTCGGTATCCATGTCCATGGCGATCAACCCGCCGTACCGGAGGGATGACGGCGGCGGTGGACCGCGAGGCCGCCGACGGCCAGGGCCGTACCGCCCGAGAGCACCAGGCCGTACGCCTCCGCACCGCCGATGCCGTCGCGTGCCCGGGTCTCGTCGGGCGCGGTGCCGCCGCCGCCCGCCCGGACGGGGGCGACGGGCGAGGGCGGGCGTTCCACGGCGAGGGAGACCCCGCTCATGCCGCCCTTACCGTCCTCACGAGCCTCACGATCCTCGCGCGCGAGACCGTCCGCGCAGTCGACAGTGACCCGGTGCGCCCCCTTGGTCGCCGTCGAGCGGATCGTCGCCTCGCTGAAGAGCGCATTCCCCTCGGGCGTCAGCTCCGCGTCGTCCACGAACACCGGTGACGATGCCGTGGCCTCCAGGTCAGGGCAGCCGAAGGCCCAGATCTCGACCTCGGCCCCGGGGGCGAGCGCGTGCGGACCGATCCGGATCGTGGTGGTGGCGGAGTGGCGCTGGTCGGCGAGGGCCGGAGCAGCGGCCGTCACCGCCGCGACGGCGGCGCATGCTGCGGTACAGAGAGTGAGTGCGACGATGCGCATGGTGACAACCTCCCGATACCAAGAGGCTCACGCGCCCGGCAGGGGCCCGCATCCGCTGCGGGCCCCTACTGCGCCATCCGGGGCACAGGGGCCGCCGGTGGGCCGGGCAGGGGGTCCCGGCGGATCAGGCAGGGGTGACCGGCGACCGGCGGGTCAGGCGATGCGTTCCACGAGATTCGCGATGGAGTCGACGACCGTGGACGGGCGGTACGGATACCGGTCCACCTCTGCCGCCTTGGTCACCCCGGTGAGCACCAGGAAGGTCTCCATACCGGCCTCGAGCCCGGCCCGGACATCGGTGTCCATCCGGTCGCCGATCATCGCGCTGGTCTCGGAGTGGGCACCGATCGCGTTCAGCCCGGAGCGCATCATCAGCGGATTGGGCTTGCCGACGAAGTACGGCTTCTGGCCGGTCGCCTTGGTGATCAGCGCGGCCACGGAACCGGTGGCGGGCAGCGCACCCTCCGCGGAGGGGCCGATCTCATCGGGGTTGGTGGCGATGAACCGCGCACCGTCGTTGATCAGTCGGATGGCCTTGGTGAGCGCCTCGAAGCTGTACGTACGGGTCTCGCCGAGCACCACATAGTCCGGTTCGACATCCGTAAGGACGTAGCCGATGTCGTGCAGCGCGGTGGTCAGCCCCGCCTCCCCGATCACATACGCGGTGCCGCCGGGGCGCTGCTCATCCAGGAACTGGGCGCTGGCCAGCGCCGACGTCCAGATGTTGGCCACCGGGACGTCCAGCCCGATCCGGGACAGCCGGGCGTGGAGGTCGCGCGGGGTGTAGATGGAGTTGTTGGTGAGCACCAGGAAGGGCGTGCCGGATTCGCGCAGCCGCTTGACGAAGGCATCGGCACCCGGCACCGGTATGCCCTCGTGCATCAGGACACCGTCCATGTCGGTGAGCCATGACTCGATCGGCTTGCGCTCTGCCACTGGTTGCTCTCCGCTCGGAATCGACCTCTGGCGACGACCTCAGCCTAACCGGGGAAAGCCCCGGGGAGACCGCCCCGTGTCCGGGAGCACAATGCGTTCGCCGTCCGTTCGCGCCCCGTCCCAGCGCGACAGATCCGCACAGGTGTCTGATCCTGAGGGAGGGGCGGATTCCGCCCCTCCCTGGAACGAGCCGGACCGTAAGGAGGCCGCGATGGGCATGATGGACAAGCTCAAGGGCGCGATCAGCAAGAACCCGGACAAGGCTCGGAAGGGCAGTCGTAAGGGGGCCGAGGCCGCTGACAAGAAGACGGGCGGCAAGTACTCGGAGCAGGTCCAGTCCGGCTCGGACAAGATCGACGACGAGCTGCGCCGCCGGGGCGAGGGGCCCCGGGGCCAGTAGCTCGGAGTTGAGGGCGTCGGGGACGTCGGGGCTTCAGGTCCCCGAGCGCCGGGATCTCACCACGAGGACGGTACCGCAGGTCACGAGCGCGGCGCTGATGACGCCGAGCCCCGCGAGCAGGGCGGTGTGACGACCCGTCGCGGCGAGTTCGGGCACCGGCTCGCGCTCGTGGCCGCCGTCCTCCTCTTGACGTCCATCGGTGCCGGTGCCGGTGCTGGGGTCGGCTTGGGACTCCTGTCCGGGGTCGGTTTCGGCTCCGG contains:
- a CDS encoding HAD-IIA family hydrolase, which produces MAERKPIESWLTDMDGVLMHEGIPVPGADAFVKRLRESGTPFLVLTNNSIYTPRDLHARLSRIGLDVPVANIWTSALASAQFLDEQRPGGTAYVIGEAGLTTALHDIGYVLTDVEPDYVVLGETRTYSFEALTKAIRLINDGARFIATNPDEIGPSAEGALPATGSVAALITKATGQKPYFVGKPNPLMMRSGLNAIGAHSETSAMIGDRMDTDVRAGLEAGMETFLVLTGVTKAAEVDRYPYRPSTVVDSIANLVERIA
- a CDS encoding kelch motif-containing protein translates to MKYRPSRRTRRFGIGAAAITVLAGMNGPALYRFSSDKYHAYKINQPEYKAENGHWDVVDVPEQYRINTIHAALLHTGKVLLVAGSGNNAKNFAAKSFRSVLWDPEKNTFTNIPTPKDLFCSGHSQLPDGKLLVAGGTQRYEKLKGDVEKAGGLMFVHNEDPDKPKTLPAGTRFTGKESGKTFVSKDPLLVPRATKKTNPKTKKVTVSASTARVYVEALRKGRKYQTGTEDNYRIAGLKGKDRQNFYGIAQKLSFDKKDFQGIKQAYEFDPVAERYIPVDPMNEARWYPTLTGLQDGKVLAVSGLDEIGQVVPGKNEIYDPKTKKWKYLPKKRFFPTYPSLFLTGKGRIFYTGSNAGYGPDDRGRTPGIWDLKSNRFDVVPGISDPDALETSMSVLLPPAQDQRYMVLGGGGVGEDAKSTAKTRIADLRADKPRFKNGPELYAKARYPSSVILPDDTVLTTNGSGDYRGRGDTNVLKAELYTPKTNTARPVADPLVGRNYHSGALLLPDGRVMTFGSDSLFGDKANTKPGEFQQQIDLYTPPYLFRDSRPKLTDTAPRTVKPGVKTTYRTAHASAITRMRLIRPGSFTHVTNVEQRSIALDFTRTKDGVTVTLPKDASLVPPGWYMLNAVDDQGTPSKAVWVKVPAPAPPKK
- a CDS encoding antitoxin codes for the protein MGMMDKLKGAISKNPDKARKGSRKGAEAADKKTGGKYSEQVQSGSDKIDDELRRRGEGPRGQ
- a CDS encoding class F sortase; the encoded protein is MDMDTEMDGNVDGNRFSGLGRLATGVAWVALLLGLWMWGRDTTEGTGGPAPMTGDVAAVGRPPAHPLPPAHAPLASARPKRVVIEAAGVRAPIVASGLDRDGAVKPPSVSRPGTVGWYRAGPEPGSPGAALLVGHLDTKSKPAVFHGLSDLKRGERVRVARSDGTTAEFTVEDVEVVPENHFDARRVYGSRSHDRAELRLITCGGKFNRSTRTYTANVVVSAYLTGTTGSAHNVSAGSRSAH
- a CDS encoding glycoside hydrolase family 6 protein, whose protein sequence is MYGSCTGRSCHVARTRIRALSAAGALLSFVALSGCFGASKGDSDHASLAGQAKQRPKSTIPYWVNPDGSAARQAAAYRKKGADGEARLIQKIAEQPVAEWLGVDDPEGQARGFTAAADHVNRDALLVFYNIPHRDCGQYSKGGAADGNAYRTWLDKAVRGIGNRRATVILEPDALPHVVDGCAPKRYDLLSGAVDKLKGLPRTKVYLDAGNPHWIKDPRRMVEPLKRAGIRKADGFALNTSNYQTTQENRAYGKRLSALTGGKRFVIDTSRNGNGPAPGKDDPQAWCNPKGRALGERPTTDTGDKLVDAYLWIKRPGESDGTCKGGPTAGRWWPRYALDLARNANSKDS